The Candidatus Roseilinea sp. sequence TTGCCGATAGCGCGGCGGTGAGCAGACGAAGCGATGCACGTCGGGCGCGCCCTTCTAGATGCCGCGCTGCTATACCTGCGGCACGGCATCCTTGAAACCAGCGGTGAGGGGCTGCCGATCTGCGCGAACGGGGTGATCTCGATCCAGAACCAGCCGGTGAGCCATGCCCATCATGCGTTCATCGGTACGGCGTGGAAACTGGTGGTTGGAATAATGACCGAAACGAGCGGATCGCCCATGCCTCAATCAGTCAGTATACTGTCCGCGCCATGAAATCCGACCTCCCCCGCCTGATGCAAGCGCGCAATCTCGATGCGCTCGTCATCATCGGGCCCGACGGCTTCGGCCCGGCCAACGCGCCGTTCACCTACTTTGTCGGCGACGCGCACGTGACCAACGGCGCAGTCATCGTGAAGCGACGCGGCGCGGATGCGACGGAAACCTACCTGGCGCACCACCCCATGGAGCGCGAAGAGGCCGCGCAGACCGGCCTGCAACTCATCAACAAAGCCAACTACCTGCTGCCGGAGATCATCCGACAGAAGAACGGCGACCGCCTCGCCGCCGAGGTCGAACTATGGCGGCGCATATTCGCCGATCTCGGCGTCGGCGGGCGCGTGGCGTTTTACGGCGCCGACCACATCAACACCGCGTTCAACTTCCTCAGCGCGCTCATCCGCGAAGGCGTGTGCGAAGTGGTGACCGAACAGGAAAACGACCTAATCAGCGCGGCGCGCCTGACGAAGGACGCCGACGAAGTCGCGCGCATCCGCCACACCTGCCGGCTGACCGAAGCAGTCATCGGCGCGACGCGCGACTTCCTGCGCGGCCACCGCGTCGCCGACGAGACGCTCATCAAAGCCGACGGCAGCCCGCTGACCGTCGCGGACGTCAAACGCTTCATCCGGCGCGAGGCGGCAGGGCTGGGCCTGGACATCCAAGACTGCATTTTCGCCATCGGGCGCGACGCCGGCATTCCCCACAGCGCCGGCACGCCGGGCGATCCGATCCGGCTTGGCCGCACCATCGTGTTCGACATCTTCCCGCGCGGCCCCGGCGGCTACTACAGCGACATCACCCGCACCTGGTGCCTGGGCTACGCGCCCGACCACATCCGGCAAGCCTACGAGCTGGTGATGCAGGCCCACGACATGGCCGAAGCCGCCTTCAACACAACCGACCCGACCTACACCTTCAACGAAGCGGTATGCGACCTGTTCGAGGCGCACGGACACCCCACCCTTCGCCAAAACTTCGCGACCACCTGCGGCTACATGCACAGCCTCGGCCACGGCTTCGGCCTCGCAGTCCACGAGCCGCCGCATATCAGCCTCAAAGGGCTGTGGCCGGACGAGACCTTCCAACCGGGCGCGATTGTGTGCAACGAGCCGGGCCTGTATTACCCGGATGACCCGCGCGGCGGCTGGGGCGTGCGCGTCGAAGACGACTACTGGTGCAACCCCGAGGGCCGCTTCGAGCGCCTCACCGAGTTCGACCGCGCCCTGGTCGTGCCGATGTAGCAGGGATGCGCCCTGCTACGGCAGCGTCACCAGCCAGAGGTTGCGGTCGCGCGCAGAGAGGAAGACGAGCTTCGAGCCGTCGCGCGCCACGTCCCAGTCGCCGTTGGCGATCTTGAACGGCGAGCCGGCGTCGGCGGCGATCAAGCGCTCCGTCCGTCCGGTGGCCACATCAAGCTGCCACAGTTCGTCGCCGGGCGCGCCGGGCCGCAGTGGGATGTAGAGCAGACGGCCGGCGTCGCGCCAGCGGAACGCACCAAAGAAATTCAAGCGCTGCGGGACGGGTGAAGGATGCGTCAGGTCGAGCAGATACATGCCGTTCTGCGACGCATCGCGCGCCTGGGCGACGAAGTAAGCCAGCATTCGCCCATCCGGCGAGATGGCCGCGCCTCGCAGCCGCTCCACAGCGACCATAGGACGCGCCTCGCCTGTGTCCACATCCAGTATGCTCAACATCGGGCTGAGATCGCTGCGATGGGCTCGCCCGCCGACCAGCAAGCGGCGCGAGTCCGGCAGCCAGCCCAGCGGCCCACCGCCGAAGCGCGTCGCGACCAGTCGCGCATTGCGGCCGTCCACGTCGGCAACGTAAATCTGCGCACGGCGCACGTCGAATCCGCCGACTTCTTGTGGCACCGTCCACACGATGCGCTTGGAGTCGGGCGAGAAGATCACCGGACGACCGCCGTTGTTGATCGTCCAGCGCTTGCCATCGCGCAACCGCTCGATGACCGTTTGGCCATTCTGCAGGTCGAGCGCCAGCGACAGGTCGCGGCTGAACGGGCCGAGGTGCTCAGTAAACAAGGTGGGCGGCGATAGCGGCGCATCTACCGCGACCGACCAGATGCCGACCGGCGCCGTCGCAGTTGGTTTATCGAGAAAGAGCACATGGCGACTGTCCGCCGAGAAGAACGGCTGCGCGCAGCAACCGCCGTCGGTGAGTTGCGTGAAGGCCGGCGACGGCCGAGGCACAGGGGCCGGCGCCGCCGGCCTCGTTTGCGCGGCTGCGTTCGACACAGCCACCGCTGCGCTCGCGCAACCCACCAATGCACAAGCAACCAGGAAAGCGTAAGGCGGACTCACGGCTCAGTTCCAATCCCTCGGCCAGGTGTTCCTGAATTCGTTGATCAGCGGCCGGCCGAAACGGATATCCGGCTGATCGAACACGCTCTGCCACTTGCGCGGGTCGTCCAGGTCACGTTGAAATCCGCGCCCGAACGCGCCGACCAGCATCAGCGCGTCCCAGTCAGCGTCAATCAGCCGATGCGCGTTGAAGGCGCGGCCCAACGTGCGATCGCGAATTTCCAAATGCAGATGCGGGCGCGAGGTGCACGTGAGGTCCGGGTCGCCGGTCAAGCCGATCACTTGGCCGCGTCGCACCCGTTGGCCGACGCGCAGCGGCGGGCGCTCCAGCAAATGGCCATACAGCGACACGTAACCGTTGGGATGAGCGATGAGCAGATTGTGCGGCGCCGAGCCATGCTCCGGCGCATCCACCTTGAGCACCACCCCATCGCCGATCGCGACGATCGGCGTGCCGCAGCGCGCGGAGAAATCAATGCCGAAGTGGATGCCCTGGCCGGCGCGATACCATTCCCGCCGCCGTGCGAACGCGCCGGTGGTGTTGCCATACACCTGGCCAAGCAACCAGGTGTCTGGGCCGGGCGGCTCGGCGAAGGGCAGCCCAAAGACCGCCCTGGCCTCGCCCTGCGCCAGGGCGGGATGCGCCGTTGGCGCAACGCTTGCCATCAGGACAATCACAGCCGCGCAGGCAAGCGCTCGCGCGCGGCGCGGCGTCGCTCTCACGCACAACATCTTAACCAAAGACGATCCGCCCCTCGCTCATATCCACGACGCGCGCAAGCGACTCAATCGGCACGCCCAGCACGTCCAGCGCGGCGCGCCCGCCCTCAAAGGTCTTCTCAATCAGCGCGCCGATGCCGACGATCTCTGCGCCGGCCGCCTTGGCGATGCGCGCCAGCGCCAGGATGGTCTGGCCGGTGGCGAGGAAGTCATCAATGATCAACACGCGCTCGCCGGCCCGCAGATATTCCGGCGAGGCCATGATCTCCACATCGCGCTTCTTGGTGTGCGAAGGCGCAGTGGTGAGAAAGACCGTATCCGGCATGGTGATCGGCTTGGTCTTGCGGGCATAGACGACCGGAATGCCCAGCGCGTAGCCGGTGGCCAGCGCCGGCGCAATGCCGCTGATCTCGCAGGTCAGCACCTTCGTCGGGTTCACGTCCCGGAACAATCGGGCGAACTCTTTGCCGCATGCCATCATCAGCACAGGGTCCACCTGATGATTGACGAACGAGTCCACTTTGAGGATGCCCTGCCCCATGTTCTGGCCCTCGGCCAGGATGCGTTGCTCAAGCGCTTTCATGACGAGTCGAGATTATAGAATTCCGCACGCGCCCAGGGTAGACAAAGGCACTGCCTTCGTCTTCTGCCCCCTGGCAGGCGCGGCCTGCCTTCCAACCGCATGAAACAGCCAAACGTCGGACAGGACTTCCGGCCCATCCTAGACAGCTTGGAAGGCTGTCCCACAAAAGGCAAGCCCGCTGTTTCTCAGCAGGCGACTTGTCGCACAAATCGTATACGCGTACAATCGCATACGCTTTGACCGATTTCACCCGCCCTCGGCTCACCAGCGCCGTCACCTCGGAGTGGATCGCCGCCGCACTGCGCCAAGCCATCTTGCAGGGCGAATACAAAGGCGGCCAGCCGCTGCCGCAGGACGAAGTCGCCGCGCGCTTCGGCGTGAGCAAGATCCCAGCGCGCGAGGCGCTGTTGCAACTCAAAGCCGAAGGGCTGGTCACGTTCTACCCCAATCGCGGCGCTGTCGTCTCTGAACTCTCCGCCGACGAGGTAGATGAAATCTACGTCATGCGAATCGCGCTGGAGACGCTGGCGCTGCGCCGCGCCATCCCCAACATGACTCGCGCCGACTTCGTCCGGCTGGAGGGGTTGATCACCATCATGGACGACGAGCGCGACGCACTGAAATGGAGCGCCCTGAATTGGGAGTTCCACGCTGCACTGTATCGCCCCTGCGCCATGCCGCGCTTGCTCGACGCGATCCGCGCCTTACACACCAACGTCCAACGCTACGTGGTGATCTACCTGACCAGCGTGGATTACCACGCCGAGGCGCAGCGCCAGCACCGCGTGATCCTGCGCGCCTGCCGGCGCGGCAACGCCGACCTCGCCGCCGACCAGTTGGCCAAACACCTGGGTCAGGCAGCCAGGAAAATGACCGTTCTGCTGAAGAGAGGAGCTACCGAAGAACGCCATGACGATTGCGCCAGCCGTCCCGACTACCACCGCCGTTGACAGCGCCGACGCCATTCGCACCTTGCAAAATATTGAGCGCCGCCTGCTCTGGCTGAGCACATTGATGATCCACCACGCCAACAACGTGCGCCCCAACCCAGACAAAACCAAAGTCGGCGGCCACCAGGCCAGCGCCGCGTCGTCGGTCAGCATCCTCACCGCCCTCTACTTTCACTTCCTCAAACCCACCGATCGCGTGCTGGTCAAGCCCCATGCTGCGCCGGCCTTCCATGCCGCCATGTATCTCATGGGCGTTCTGCCGCGCGCCTACCTCACCCGGCTACGCGAATTCGGCGGCATCCAGTCCTACCCCAGCCGCACCAAGGATATCTCACCGGTGGATTTCAGCGGCGGCTCGATGGGCCTGGGGCCGGTTGCACCCACCTTTGCCGCGCTGGTGCAGAAATACGCCGAGGCGCACTTCGGCCACACCACCGCCAATCGCTTCATTGCCATCAGCGGCGACGCCGAGCTGGACGAAGGCAACATCTGGGAAGCGCTTATCGAGGAGGAACTGCAGCGCTTGCCGAACACGATCTGGATCGTTGACCTAAACCGGCAGAGCCTCGACCGCATCACGCCGGGCGTGCGCGCGGCCAAGCTCAAAAAGCTGTTCGCCGATTGCGAATGGCGCGTGCTCGAAGCGAAATACGGCCACGACCTACAGGCCGTCTTCGCCTGCCCCGGCGGCGAGGCGTTGCGTCAGTGCATTGACGACATGAGCAACGAGGAATACCAACATCTCATCCGCAGCGACGGCGCCACCGTCCGCGAAGCGCTCGCCCGACGACGCTACGGCCAGGACATCCTGCGCTGCCTGCGCGACGTGAGCGACGCGCAGTTGCCGGCTTTGCTCGGCAACCTCGGCGGCCACGACCTGCGATTGCTCATAGATCAGCTCCACGAAGCCGAACGGACAACCGACCGCCCCAGCGTGATATTTGCGTACACCATCAAAGGCTA is a genomic window containing:
- the xpt gene encoding xanthine phosphoribosyltransferase — translated: MKALEQRILAEGQNMGQGILKVDSFVNHQVDPVLMMACGKEFARLFRDVNPTKVLTCEISGIAPALATGYALGIPVVYARKTKPITMPDTVFLTTAPSHTKKRDVEIMASPEYLRAGERVLIIDDFLATGQTILALARIAKAAGAEIVGIGALIEKTFEGGRAALDVLGVPIESLARVVDMSEGRIVFG
- a CDS encoding GntR family transcriptional regulator, with protein sequence MSHKSYTRTIAYALTDFTRPRLTSAVTSEWIAAALRQAILQGEYKGGQPLPQDEVAARFGVSKIPAREALLQLKAEGLVTFYPNRGAVVSELSADEVDEIYVMRIALETLALRRAIPNMTRADFVRLEGLITIMDDERDALKWSALNWEFHAALYRPCAMPRLLDAIRALHTNVQRYVVIYLTSVDYHAEAQRQHRVILRACRRGNADLAADQLAKHLGQAARKMTVLLKRGATEERHDDCASRPDYHRR